From Pseudorasbora parva isolate DD20220531a chromosome 25, ASM2467924v1, whole genome shotgun sequence, one genomic window encodes:
- the LOC137065000 gene encoding histone H3-like: MARTKQTARKSTGGKAPRKQLATKAARKSAPATGGVKKPHRYRPGTVALREIRRYQKSTELLIRKLPFQRLVREIAQDFKTDLRFQSSAVMALQESSEAYLVGLFEDTNLCAIHAKRVTIMPKDIQLARRIRGERA; the protein is encoded by the coding sequence ATGGCAAGAACCAAGCAGACCGCTCGTAAATCCACCGGTGGCAAAGCCCCGAGGAAGCAGCTCGCCACTAAAGCCGCCCGTAAGAGCGCTCCGGCCACCGGCGGCGTCAAGAAGCCTCATCGCTACAGGCCCGGGACCGTGGCTTTGCGAGAGATCCGCCGTTATCAGAAGTCCACCGAGCTGCTGATCCGCAAACTGCCCTTCCAGCGGCTGGTGAGAGAAATCGCTCAGGACTTCAAGACGGATCTGCGCTTCCAGAGCTCCGCTGTCATGGCCCTGCAGGAGTCCAGCGAGGCTTATTTGGTCGGCCTGTTTGAGGACACCAACCTGTGCGCCATCCACGCCAAGAGAGTCACCATCATGCCCAAAGACATCCAGCTGGCCCGCCGCATCCGCGGAGAGCGCGCCTAA